The following proteins are co-located in the Mobula hypostoma chromosome 4, sMobHyp1.1, whole genome shotgun sequence genome:
- the commd2 gene encoding COMM domain-containing protein 2: MLLVLSDEHKEHLGFLTRVDAAVVGEFCRIAVEFLKKGSNPKIFEGAARKLNVSTETVQRGVEGLMYLMTESSKMMISEVDFQDSVLVLGFSEDLNKLLLQLYLDNRREVRQILSDLAPDLPHYHNLEWRLDVQLASRALRHQMKPLLTLKLHLEQNGGRNASVFQTDPATLLHLIRKLEQALGEMKTNHCRRIVRNIK; encoded by the exons ATGTTGCTGGTTCTGTCCGACGAGCACAAGGAGCATCTAGGATTCTTAACGCGTGTGGATGCTGCGG TTGTAGGAGAATTCTGTCGAATTGCCGTGGAATTTTTGAAGAAAGGCTCAAATCCCAAAATATTTGAAGGAGCGGCAA GGAAGCTGAATGTGAGTACTGAAACCGTGCAACGTGGAGTTGAGGGACTGATGTATTTGATGACAGAAAGCTCCAAAATGATG atttctgaagtggATTTCCAGGACTCCGTGCTTGTCTTGGGGTTTTCGGAAGATCTCAATAAGTTGCTGCTTCAGCTTTACCTGGACAATCGGAGAGAGGTTCGGCAGATTTTGAGTGACCTAGCTcctgacctccctcattaccacAACTTAGAGTGGAGACTGGATGTACAG TTAGCCAGTCGTGCCTTGAGGCATCAGATGAAACCCCTCCTGACTCTGAAACTGCACCTTGAACAGAATGGTGGTCGGAATGCCAGTGTGTTTCAGACTGACCCTGCCACCCTGCTGCACCTAATTCGCAAGCTGGAGCAAGCCCTGGGTGAGATGAAGACGAACCACTGCAGGAGGATCGTGCGCAATATAAAGTGA